A genomic window from Carassius auratus strain Wakin chromosome 19, ASM336829v1, whole genome shotgun sequence includes:
- the tbc1d5 gene encoding TBC1 domain family member 5 isoform X2 — protein MQHPNFETRHPLQQEEQETGYDPLQNYNRNRERGSLDSAFESTFQSYRKEWDSLFQNSNYLAQIRQAGINGQLRSSRFRSVCWKLYLDVLPEDKTRWISRTKEHRAQYEKIKETHITNPRKAAGQQDLVVNNPLSQDEGSLWNKFFQDKELRAMIKQDVLRTFPEMLYFQEEDVRTKLTDILFCYARENEQLLYKQGMHELLAPIVFVLHGDHQAFQHASETANPRSDLFTTQTRPSEDLLKLKFPFVSVEEMKVLLDPKFHEHDAYAMFSLLMETAEPWFSSFEREVRKGKEEMLTSIPFARPQDSGPSVAIVTKVNRIQDQLLKKHDIELYMHLNRLEIAPQIYGIRWVRLLFGREFSLQDLLVVWDALFADSITLDLVDYVFVAMLLYIRDALIASNFQTCLGLLMHYPPIGDIHSLLLKALFLRDPKNNPRPVNYQFQQNLDYYKTRGADLVNKTRASTKVAPLNINKVSSSLLNFGRKLIAPMGGVSSGISPINSEVISAPPPQAPVPHPLAEPSPCTAPSNTQIKSQLFPQTHHQHRLLKSESMPVHLSKGHTSRTVSSSPSTESLSGGRDHAMSSPPLSVSRGRDSSTSSPPPSATKKDSFLNISRSRSHSKTINKKDVEELEAQVSFLQGQINDLEAMSKYCAKMMNMHIGKIQDVILQEHLEKEDEVLVSLAGLKQIKDILKGALRFNQSELELEENEITIADDHYCSSQYSTLKDQSDPDNLSEDTAGSTIIQQKTPEQSNHQEGDVVAEIEEDEQEEEKVLTTENIATVPEPQATEGRNWDDYILVLQDDEPSESEEQSITTTAPLFKHVQGLNKVDFQDPLMGTTSGSSSPDDSSTHSKDSDFTIVNPTDV, from the exons CTTTATCTGGACGTCCTGCCAGAAGATAAGACTCGGTGGATCAGTCGTACCAAGGAGCACAGAGCCCAGTATGAGAAGATCAAGGAGACG CATATTACAAACCCTCGCAAAGCTGCTGGCCAACAGGACCTGGTGGTGAACAACCCACTGTCACAGGATGAAGGG AGTCTATGGAATAAGTTCTTTCAGGACAAGGAGCTCAGGGCCATGATCAAACAAGATGTTTTACGaac GTTTCCAGAGATGCTGTACTTCCAGGAAGAGGATGTCAGGACAAAGCTGACTGATATTCTCTTCTGCTATGCACGAGAGAACGAACAGCTACTCTATAAGCAG GGCATGCATGAGTTACTGGCCCCTATAGTGTTTGTTCTCCACGGTGATCACCAGGCGTTTCAACATGCCAGTGAGACGGCCAATCCCAGGTCTGACCTATTTACCACACAGACAAGACCGTCTGAAGACTTGCTGAAGTTAAAGTTTCCATTTGTTTCTGT TGAAGAGATGAAAGTCCTTCTGGATCCTAAATTCCATGAGCATGACGCTTA TGCCATGTTTTCACTGCTCATGGAGACAGCAGAACCCTGGTTCAGCAGTTTTGAACGGGAGGTCAGAAAG GGCAAAGAAGAGATGTTAACCAGCATCCCCTTCGCAAGACCACAGGACTCGGGCCCTTCTGTGGCCATTGTGACCAAAGTCAACCGAATTCAGGACCAGCTACTAAAGAAACATGACATTGAGCTGTACATGCACCTCAACAGACTAGAAATAGCTCCCCAGATTTATGGCAT TCGCTGGGTTCGACTGCTGTTTGGTCGGGAGTTTTCCCTGCAGGATCTGTTGGTGGTCTGGGATGCTCTTTTTGCCGACAGCATCACTTTGGACCTGGTGGATTACGTGTTTGTCGCTATGCTTCTGTACATCAGAGATGCAT TGATCGCTAGTAACTTCCAAACGTGTCTCGGGCTCCTGATGCACTATCCTCCTATTGGAGACATCCACTCTCTGCTGCTGAAAGCACTCTTTCTCAGAGACCCTAAG AATAATCCAAGACCTGTAAACTACCAGTTCCAGCAAAACCTTGATTACTACAAAACCCGTGGGGCCGACTTGGTCAACAAGACTCG gGCCAGCACTAAAGTAGCACCTCTCAACATTAATAAAGTATCCAGTTCTCTTCTTAATTTTGGCCGGAAGCTCATCGCGCCAATGGGAGGTGTCTCCAGCGGCATTTCGCCAATTAACAGTGAGGTGATATCAGCTCCTCCCCCTCAAGCTCCTGTGCCACACCCATTGGCCGAGCCTTCACCATGCACTGCCCCCTCCAACACGCAGATAAAATCACAGCTATTTCCGCAAACGCATCATCAGCACCGGTTGCTGAAGTCTGAAAGTATGCCGGTGCACCTCAGCAAAG GCCACACCTCCAGGACAGTTAGCTCCTCCCCTAGCACTGAGAGTTTGTCTGGTGGGCGGGATCATGCAATGTCTTCCCCTCCTCTGTCGGTGTCCAGGGGCCGAGACTCCAGCACATCATCTCCTCCCCCCTCTGCCACAAAGAAAGACTCTTTCCTTAATATCAGTCGCTCGCGGTCCCACAGTAAAACCATAAATAAGAAGGATGTG GAGGAGTTGGAGGCCCAGGTCTCATTCTTACAGGGTCAGATTAATGACCTAGAGGCCATGAGTAAATATTGTGCCAAGATGATGAACATGCACATAG GCAAAATTCAAGATGTGATACTGCAGGAGCATCTGGAGAAGGAAGATGAGGTTCTAGTGTCACTTGCTGGACTAAAACAG ATTAAGGACATCCTGAAGGGGGCTCTCCGTTTCAACCAGAGCGAGCTGGAGTTAGAGGAGAATGAGATCACCATAGCAGATGATCACTACTGCTCTAGCCAGTATAGCACACTAAAGGACCAGAGTGATCCAGACAATTTGTCTGAAGACACAGCTGGTTCTACTATCATACAGCAGAAGACACCAGAGCAGAGCAACCACCAGGAAGGAGACGTGGTAGCCGAGATAGAAGAGGACGAGCAGGAGGAGGAAAAGGTCTTGACAACTGAGAACATCGCCACAGTACCAGAGCCACAG GCCACTGAAGGGAGAAACTGGGACGACTACATCTTGGTCTTGCAGGATGATGAGCCATCTGAGAGTGAAGAGCAAAGCATAACCACCACAGCTCCACTCTTTAAGCACGTACAAGGCTTAAACAAGGTGGATTTTCAAGACCCTCTGATGGGGACCACATCGGGGTCCTCCAGTCCAGATGACAGCAGCACTCACAGCAAGGACTCTGATTTCACTATTGTTAATCCTACTGACGTTTGA
- the tbc1d5 gene encoding TBC1 domain family member 5 isoform X1: MQHPNFETRHPLQQEEQETGYDPLQNYNRNRERGSLDSAFESTFQSYRKEWDSLFQNSNYLAQIRQAGINGQLRSSRFRSVCWKLYLDVLPEDKTRWISRTKEHRAQYEKIKETHITNPRKAAGQQDLVVNNPLSQDEGSLWNKFFQDKELRAMIKQDVLRTFPEMLYFQEEDVRTKLTDILFCYARENEQLLYKQGMHELLAPIVFVLHGDHQAFQHASETANPRSDLFTTQTRPSEDLLKLKFPFVSVEEMKVLLDPKFHEHDAYAMFSLLMETAEPWFSSFEREVRKGKEEMLTSIPFARPQDSGPSVAIVTKVNRIQDQLLKKHDIELYMHLNRLEIAPQIYGIRWVRLLFGREFSLQDLLVVWDALFADSITLDLVDYVFVAMLLYIRDALIASNFQTCLGLLMHYPPIGDIHSLLLKALFLRDPKNNPRPVNYQFQQNLDYYKTRGADLVNKTRASTKVAPLNINKVSSSLLNFGRKLIAPMGGVSSGISPINSEVISAPPPQAPVPHPLAEPSPCTAPSNTQIKSQLFPQTHHQHRLLKSESMPVHLSKDVGSCGASQISLPAQIHSDTPGHTSRTVSSSPSTESLSGGRDHAMSSPPLSVSRGRDSSTSSPPPSATKKDSFLNISRSRSHSKTINKKDVEELEAQVSFLQGQINDLEAMSKYCAKMMNMHIGKIQDVILQEHLEKEDEVLVSLAGLKQIKDILKGALRFNQSELELEENEITIADDHYCSSQYSTLKDQSDPDNLSEDTAGSTIIQQKTPEQSNHQEGDVVAEIEEDEQEEEKVLTTENIATVPEPQATEGRNWDDYILVLQDDEPSESEEQSITTTAPLFKHVQGLNKVDFQDPLMGTTSGSSSPDDSSTHSKDSDFTIVNPTDV, encoded by the exons CTTTATCTGGACGTCCTGCCAGAAGATAAGACTCGGTGGATCAGTCGTACCAAGGAGCACAGAGCCCAGTATGAGAAGATCAAGGAGACG CATATTACAAACCCTCGCAAAGCTGCTGGCCAACAGGACCTGGTGGTGAACAACCCACTGTCACAGGATGAAGGG AGTCTATGGAATAAGTTCTTTCAGGACAAGGAGCTCAGGGCCATGATCAAACAAGATGTTTTACGaac GTTTCCAGAGATGCTGTACTTCCAGGAAGAGGATGTCAGGACAAAGCTGACTGATATTCTCTTCTGCTATGCACGAGAGAACGAACAGCTACTCTATAAGCAG GGCATGCATGAGTTACTGGCCCCTATAGTGTTTGTTCTCCACGGTGATCACCAGGCGTTTCAACATGCCAGTGAGACGGCCAATCCCAGGTCTGACCTATTTACCACACAGACAAGACCGTCTGAAGACTTGCTGAAGTTAAAGTTTCCATTTGTTTCTGT TGAAGAGATGAAAGTCCTTCTGGATCCTAAATTCCATGAGCATGACGCTTA TGCCATGTTTTCACTGCTCATGGAGACAGCAGAACCCTGGTTCAGCAGTTTTGAACGGGAGGTCAGAAAG GGCAAAGAAGAGATGTTAACCAGCATCCCCTTCGCAAGACCACAGGACTCGGGCCCTTCTGTGGCCATTGTGACCAAAGTCAACCGAATTCAGGACCAGCTACTAAAGAAACATGACATTGAGCTGTACATGCACCTCAACAGACTAGAAATAGCTCCCCAGATTTATGGCAT TCGCTGGGTTCGACTGCTGTTTGGTCGGGAGTTTTCCCTGCAGGATCTGTTGGTGGTCTGGGATGCTCTTTTTGCCGACAGCATCACTTTGGACCTGGTGGATTACGTGTTTGTCGCTATGCTTCTGTACATCAGAGATGCAT TGATCGCTAGTAACTTCCAAACGTGTCTCGGGCTCCTGATGCACTATCCTCCTATTGGAGACATCCACTCTCTGCTGCTGAAAGCACTCTTTCTCAGAGACCCTAAG AATAATCCAAGACCTGTAAACTACCAGTTCCAGCAAAACCTTGATTACTACAAAACCCGTGGGGCCGACTTGGTCAACAAGACTCG gGCCAGCACTAAAGTAGCACCTCTCAACATTAATAAAGTATCCAGTTCTCTTCTTAATTTTGGCCGGAAGCTCATCGCGCCAATGGGAGGTGTCTCCAGCGGCATTTCGCCAATTAACAGTGAGGTGATATCAGCTCCTCCCCCTCAAGCTCCTGTGCCACACCCATTGGCCGAGCCTTCACCATGCACTGCCCCCTCCAACACGCAGATAAAATCACAGCTATTTCCGCAAACGCATCATCAGCACCGGTTGCTGAAGTCTGAAAGTATGCCGGTGCACCTCAGCAAAG ATGTAGGTTCTTGTGGAGCTTCTCAGATATCTCTCCCTGCCCAGATTCACTCTGATACCCCAG GCCACACCTCCAGGACAGTTAGCTCCTCCCCTAGCACTGAGAGTTTGTCTGGTGGGCGGGATCATGCAATGTCTTCCCCTCCTCTGTCGGTGTCCAGGGGCCGAGACTCCAGCACATCATCTCCTCCCCCCTCTGCCACAAAGAAAGACTCTTTCCTTAATATCAGTCGCTCGCGGTCCCACAGTAAAACCATAAATAAGAAGGATGTG GAGGAGTTGGAGGCCCAGGTCTCATTCTTACAGGGTCAGATTAATGACCTAGAGGCCATGAGTAAATATTGTGCCAAGATGATGAACATGCACATAG GCAAAATTCAAGATGTGATACTGCAGGAGCATCTGGAGAAGGAAGATGAGGTTCTAGTGTCACTTGCTGGACTAAAACAG ATTAAGGACATCCTGAAGGGGGCTCTCCGTTTCAACCAGAGCGAGCTGGAGTTAGAGGAGAATGAGATCACCATAGCAGATGATCACTACTGCTCTAGCCAGTATAGCACACTAAAGGACCAGAGTGATCCAGACAATTTGTCTGAAGACACAGCTGGTTCTACTATCATACAGCAGAAGACACCAGAGCAGAGCAACCACCAGGAAGGAGACGTGGTAGCCGAGATAGAAGAGGACGAGCAGGAGGAGGAAAAGGTCTTGACAACTGAGAACATCGCCACAGTACCAGAGCCACAG GCCACTGAAGGGAGAAACTGGGACGACTACATCTTGGTCTTGCAGGATGATGAGCCATCTGAGAGTGAAGAGCAAAGCATAACCACCACAGCTCCACTCTTTAAGCACGTACAAGGCTTAAACAAGGTGGATTTTCAAGACCCTCTGATGGGGACCACATCGGGGTCCTCCAGTCCAGATGACAGCAGCACTCACAGCAAGGACTCTGATTTCACTATTGTTAATCCTACTGACGTTTGA
- the tbc1d5 gene encoding TBC1 domain family member 5 isoform X4 has protein sequence MQHPNFETRHPLQQEEQETGYDPLQNYNRNRERGSLDSAFESTFQSYRKEWDSLFQNSNYLAQIRQAGINGQLRSSRFRSVCWKLYLDVLPEDKTRWISRTKEHRAQYEKIKETHITNPRKAAGQQDLVVNNPLSQDEGSLWNKFFQDKELRAMIKQDVLRTFPEMLYFQEEDVRTKLTDILFCYARENEQLLYKQGMHELLAPIVFVLHGDHQAFQHASETANPSEEMKVLLDPKFHEHDAYAMFSLLMETAEPWFSSFEREVRKGKEEMLTSIPFARPQDSGPSVAIVTKVNRIQDQLLKKHDIELYMHLNRLEIAPQIYGIRWVRLLFGREFSLQDLLVVWDALFADSITLDLVDYVFVAMLLYIRDALIASNFQTCLGLLMHYPPIGDIHSLLLKALFLRDPKNNPRPVNYQFQQNLDYYKTRGADLVNKTRASTKVAPLNINKVSSSLLNFGRKLIAPMGGVSSGISPINSEVISAPPPQAPVPHPLAEPSPCTAPSNTQIKSQLFPQTHHQHRLLKSESMPVHLSKGHTSRTVSSSPSTESLSGGRDHAMSSPPLSVSRGRDSSTSSPPPSATKKDSFLNISRSRSHSKTINKKDVEELEAQVSFLQGQINDLEAMSKYCAKMMNMHIGKIQDVILQEHLEKEDEVLVSLAGLKQIKDILKGALRFNQSELELEENEITIADDHYCSSQYSTLKDQSDPDNLSEDTAGSTIIQQKTPEQSNHQEGDVVAEIEEDEQEEEKVLTTENIATVPEPQATEGRNWDDYILVLQDDEPSESEEQSITTTAPLFKHVQGLNKVDFQDPLMGTTSGSSSPDDSSTHSKDSDFTIVNPTDV, from the exons CTTTATCTGGACGTCCTGCCAGAAGATAAGACTCGGTGGATCAGTCGTACCAAGGAGCACAGAGCCCAGTATGAGAAGATCAAGGAGACG CATATTACAAACCCTCGCAAAGCTGCTGGCCAACAGGACCTGGTGGTGAACAACCCACTGTCACAGGATGAAGGG AGTCTATGGAATAAGTTCTTTCAGGACAAGGAGCTCAGGGCCATGATCAAACAAGATGTTTTACGaac GTTTCCAGAGATGCTGTACTTCCAGGAAGAGGATGTCAGGACAAAGCTGACTGATATTCTCTTCTGCTATGCACGAGAGAACGAACAGCTACTCTATAAGCAG GGCATGCATGAGTTACTGGCCCCTATAGTGTTTGTTCTCCACGGTGATCACCAGGCGTTTCAACATGCCAGTGAGACGGCCAATCCCAG TGAAGAGATGAAAGTCCTTCTGGATCCTAAATTCCATGAGCATGACGCTTA TGCCATGTTTTCACTGCTCATGGAGACAGCAGAACCCTGGTTCAGCAGTTTTGAACGGGAGGTCAGAAAG GGCAAAGAAGAGATGTTAACCAGCATCCCCTTCGCAAGACCACAGGACTCGGGCCCTTCTGTGGCCATTGTGACCAAAGTCAACCGAATTCAGGACCAGCTACTAAAGAAACATGACATTGAGCTGTACATGCACCTCAACAGACTAGAAATAGCTCCCCAGATTTATGGCAT TCGCTGGGTTCGACTGCTGTTTGGTCGGGAGTTTTCCCTGCAGGATCTGTTGGTGGTCTGGGATGCTCTTTTTGCCGACAGCATCACTTTGGACCTGGTGGATTACGTGTTTGTCGCTATGCTTCTGTACATCAGAGATGCAT TGATCGCTAGTAACTTCCAAACGTGTCTCGGGCTCCTGATGCACTATCCTCCTATTGGAGACATCCACTCTCTGCTGCTGAAAGCACTCTTTCTCAGAGACCCTAAG AATAATCCAAGACCTGTAAACTACCAGTTCCAGCAAAACCTTGATTACTACAAAACCCGTGGGGCCGACTTGGTCAACAAGACTCG gGCCAGCACTAAAGTAGCACCTCTCAACATTAATAAAGTATCCAGTTCTCTTCTTAATTTTGGCCGGAAGCTCATCGCGCCAATGGGAGGTGTCTCCAGCGGCATTTCGCCAATTAACAGTGAGGTGATATCAGCTCCTCCCCCTCAAGCTCCTGTGCCACACCCATTGGCCGAGCCTTCACCATGCACTGCCCCCTCCAACACGCAGATAAAATCACAGCTATTTCCGCAAACGCATCATCAGCACCGGTTGCTGAAGTCTGAAAGTATGCCGGTGCACCTCAGCAAAG GCCACACCTCCAGGACAGTTAGCTCCTCCCCTAGCACTGAGAGTTTGTCTGGTGGGCGGGATCATGCAATGTCTTCCCCTCCTCTGTCGGTGTCCAGGGGCCGAGACTCCAGCACATCATCTCCTCCCCCCTCTGCCACAAAGAAAGACTCTTTCCTTAATATCAGTCGCTCGCGGTCCCACAGTAAAACCATAAATAAGAAGGATGTG GAGGAGTTGGAGGCCCAGGTCTCATTCTTACAGGGTCAGATTAATGACCTAGAGGCCATGAGTAAATATTGTGCCAAGATGATGAACATGCACATAG GCAAAATTCAAGATGTGATACTGCAGGAGCATCTGGAGAAGGAAGATGAGGTTCTAGTGTCACTTGCTGGACTAAAACAG ATTAAGGACATCCTGAAGGGGGCTCTCCGTTTCAACCAGAGCGAGCTGGAGTTAGAGGAGAATGAGATCACCATAGCAGATGATCACTACTGCTCTAGCCAGTATAGCACACTAAAGGACCAGAGTGATCCAGACAATTTGTCTGAAGACACAGCTGGTTCTACTATCATACAGCAGAAGACACCAGAGCAGAGCAACCACCAGGAAGGAGACGTGGTAGCCGAGATAGAAGAGGACGAGCAGGAGGAGGAAAAGGTCTTGACAACTGAGAACATCGCCACAGTACCAGAGCCACAG GCCACTGAAGGGAGAAACTGGGACGACTACATCTTGGTCTTGCAGGATGATGAGCCATCTGAGAGTGAAGAGCAAAGCATAACCACCACAGCTCCACTCTTTAAGCACGTACAAGGCTTAAACAAGGTGGATTTTCAAGACCCTCTGATGGGGACCACATCGGGGTCCTCCAGTCCAGATGACAGCAGCACTCACAGCAAGGACTCTGATTTCACTATTGTTAATCCTACTGACGTTTGA
- the tbc1d5 gene encoding TBC1 domain family member 5 isoform X3 encodes MQHPNFETRHPLQQEEQETGYDPLQNYNRNRERGSLDSAFESTFQSYRKEWDSLFQNSNYLAQIRQAGINGQLRSSRFRSVCWKLYLDVLPEDKTRWISRTKEHRAQYEKIKETHITNPRKAAGQQDLVVNNPLSQDEGSLWNKFFQDKELRAMIKQDVLRTFPEMLYFQEEDVRTKLTDILFCYARENEQLLYKQGMHELLAPIVFVLHGDHQAFQHASETANPSEEMKVLLDPKFHEHDAYAMFSLLMETAEPWFSSFEREVRKGKEEMLTSIPFARPQDSGPSVAIVTKVNRIQDQLLKKHDIELYMHLNRLEIAPQIYGIRWVRLLFGREFSLQDLLVVWDALFADSITLDLVDYVFVAMLLYIRDALIASNFQTCLGLLMHYPPIGDIHSLLLKALFLRDPKNNPRPVNYQFQQNLDYYKTRGADLVNKTRASTKVAPLNINKVSSSLLNFGRKLIAPMGGVSSGISPINSEVISAPPPQAPVPHPLAEPSPCTAPSNTQIKSQLFPQTHHQHRLLKSESMPVHLSKDVGSCGASQISLPAQIHSDTPGHTSRTVSSSPSTESLSGGRDHAMSSPPLSVSRGRDSSTSSPPPSATKKDSFLNISRSRSHSKTINKKDVEELEAQVSFLQGQINDLEAMSKYCAKMMNMHIGKIQDVILQEHLEKEDEVLVSLAGLKQIKDILKGALRFNQSELELEENEITIADDHYCSSQYSTLKDQSDPDNLSEDTAGSTIIQQKTPEQSNHQEGDVVAEIEEDEQEEEKVLTTENIATVPEPQATEGRNWDDYILVLQDDEPSESEEQSITTTAPLFKHVQGLNKVDFQDPLMGTTSGSSSPDDSSTHSKDSDFTIVNPTDV; translated from the exons CTTTATCTGGACGTCCTGCCAGAAGATAAGACTCGGTGGATCAGTCGTACCAAGGAGCACAGAGCCCAGTATGAGAAGATCAAGGAGACG CATATTACAAACCCTCGCAAAGCTGCTGGCCAACAGGACCTGGTGGTGAACAACCCACTGTCACAGGATGAAGGG AGTCTATGGAATAAGTTCTTTCAGGACAAGGAGCTCAGGGCCATGATCAAACAAGATGTTTTACGaac GTTTCCAGAGATGCTGTACTTCCAGGAAGAGGATGTCAGGACAAAGCTGACTGATATTCTCTTCTGCTATGCACGAGAGAACGAACAGCTACTCTATAAGCAG GGCATGCATGAGTTACTGGCCCCTATAGTGTTTGTTCTCCACGGTGATCACCAGGCGTTTCAACATGCCAGTGAGACGGCCAATCCCAG TGAAGAGATGAAAGTCCTTCTGGATCCTAAATTCCATGAGCATGACGCTTA TGCCATGTTTTCACTGCTCATGGAGACAGCAGAACCCTGGTTCAGCAGTTTTGAACGGGAGGTCAGAAAG GGCAAAGAAGAGATGTTAACCAGCATCCCCTTCGCAAGACCACAGGACTCGGGCCCTTCTGTGGCCATTGTGACCAAAGTCAACCGAATTCAGGACCAGCTACTAAAGAAACATGACATTGAGCTGTACATGCACCTCAACAGACTAGAAATAGCTCCCCAGATTTATGGCAT TCGCTGGGTTCGACTGCTGTTTGGTCGGGAGTTTTCCCTGCAGGATCTGTTGGTGGTCTGGGATGCTCTTTTTGCCGACAGCATCACTTTGGACCTGGTGGATTACGTGTTTGTCGCTATGCTTCTGTACATCAGAGATGCAT TGATCGCTAGTAACTTCCAAACGTGTCTCGGGCTCCTGATGCACTATCCTCCTATTGGAGACATCCACTCTCTGCTGCTGAAAGCACTCTTTCTCAGAGACCCTAAG AATAATCCAAGACCTGTAAACTACCAGTTCCAGCAAAACCTTGATTACTACAAAACCCGTGGGGCCGACTTGGTCAACAAGACTCG gGCCAGCACTAAAGTAGCACCTCTCAACATTAATAAAGTATCCAGTTCTCTTCTTAATTTTGGCCGGAAGCTCATCGCGCCAATGGGAGGTGTCTCCAGCGGCATTTCGCCAATTAACAGTGAGGTGATATCAGCTCCTCCCCCTCAAGCTCCTGTGCCACACCCATTGGCCGAGCCTTCACCATGCACTGCCCCCTCCAACACGCAGATAAAATCACAGCTATTTCCGCAAACGCATCATCAGCACCGGTTGCTGAAGTCTGAAAGTATGCCGGTGCACCTCAGCAAAG ATGTAGGTTCTTGTGGAGCTTCTCAGATATCTCTCCCTGCCCAGATTCACTCTGATACCCCAG GCCACACCTCCAGGACAGTTAGCTCCTCCCCTAGCACTGAGAGTTTGTCTGGTGGGCGGGATCATGCAATGTCTTCCCCTCCTCTGTCGGTGTCCAGGGGCCGAGACTCCAGCACATCATCTCCTCCCCCCTCTGCCACAAAGAAAGACTCTTTCCTTAATATCAGTCGCTCGCGGTCCCACAGTAAAACCATAAATAAGAAGGATGTG GAGGAGTTGGAGGCCCAGGTCTCATTCTTACAGGGTCAGATTAATGACCTAGAGGCCATGAGTAAATATTGTGCCAAGATGATGAACATGCACATAG GCAAAATTCAAGATGTGATACTGCAGGAGCATCTGGAGAAGGAAGATGAGGTTCTAGTGTCACTTGCTGGACTAAAACAG ATTAAGGACATCCTGAAGGGGGCTCTCCGTTTCAACCAGAGCGAGCTGGAGTTAGAGGAGAATGAGATCACCATAGCAGATGATCACTACTGCTCTAGCCAGTATAGCACACTAAAGGACCAGAGTGATCCAGACAATTTGTCTGAAGACACAGCTGGTTCTACTATCATACAGCAGAAGACACCAGAGCAGAGCAACCACCAGGAAGGAGACGTGGTAGCCGAGATAGAAGAGGACGAGCAGGAGGAGGAAAAGGTCTTGACAACTGAGAACATCGCCACAGTACCAGAGCCACAG GCCACTGAAGGGAGAAACTGGGACGACTACATCTTGGTCTTGCAGGATGATGAGCCATCTGAGAGTGAAGAGCAAAGCATAACCACCACAGCTCCACTCTTTAAGCACGTACAAGGCTTAAACAAGGTGGATTTTCAAGACCCTCTGATGGGGACCACATCGGGGTCCTCCAGTCCAGATGACAGCAGCACTCACAGCAAGGACTCTGATTTCACTATTGTTAATCCTACTGACGTTTGA